A window of the Erpetoichthys calabaricus chromosome 10, fErpCal1.3, whole genome shotgun sequence genome harbors these coding sequences:
- the LOC127529439 gene encoding odorant receptor 131-2-like yields MNKSEHMVTVALSNDELFFKNYTSFEAKAVIKMSVLLFLCVLTNCFNGILIYCYFRYPIFMENSRYVLFIHMVFNDSFELTIGLTMHIWLEATPLMLVPVCYTLLVIAVSSTLNNPINLALMALERYIAICKPLHHPKFCTFYRCIAILGLAWVISAIPAITDLIIVFCVEPLSFFRTSMYCVRGSLFRAPFQEQNRLITQVILFTSVTLIIILTYIQIVSAARSASLSKKSSAKKAYNTVLLHGIQLMLSMLAFLAPLTDNLIWSLPNQYQKDLSFFRYIIAYVIPRLLSPLIYGIREENFRKHLRECLPGWLNNIRPLNLNIIVKPRGKKDKRVRAS; encoded by the coding sequence ATGAACAAATCTGAACATATGGTCACAGTGGCCCTCAGCAATGATgaactttttttcaaaaattacacCTCTTTTGAAGCAAAGGCTGTTATTAAAATGTCAGTTCTGCTTTTTCTCTGTGTACTAACTAATTGTTTTAATGGAATACTGATCTACTGTTACTTCAGATACCCTATTTTTATGGAGAACTCACGCTATGTGCTCTTCATTCATATGGTGTTTAATGATTCATTTGAGTTAACCATTGGTTTAACAATGCACATCTggcttgaagccactcctttaatgCTAGTTCCAGTGTGCTATACTCTTCTGGTGATAGCTGTCTCCTCCACCTTAAACAACCCAATAAATCTGGCACTCATGGCACTTGAACGCTACATTGCCATTTGCAAACCACTACACCACCCAAAATTTTGCACCTTTTATCGATGCATTGCAATTTTAGGACTGGCTTGGGTGATAAGTGCCATCCCAGCAATCACTGACCTCATCATTGTCTTCTGTGTGGAACCCTTGAGCTTCTTCAGAACTTCAATGTACTGTGTCCGTGGAAGTTTATTCAGAGCCCCTTTTCAAGAACAGAACAGGCTGATTACACAAGTGATATTGTTCACTAGTGTGACTCTCATAATTATTCTCACATATATACAGATTGTTTCTGCTGCTCGGTCAGCAAGCCTCTCCAAAAAATCTTCAGCCAAGAAAGCTTACAACACTGTTTTGCTACATGGCATACAGCTCATGCTTAGCATGCTTGCTTTCCTTGCTCCTCTAACTGACAATCTTATCTGGAGTCTGCCAAACCAGTACCAGAAAGACCTCTCCTTTTTCAGATACATTATAGCATATGTCATTCCAAGATTATTGAGCCCCCTTATCTATGGAATTAGGGAGGAAAACTTTAGAAAACATCTGAGAGAATGCTTGCCAGGTTGGCTAAACAATATCAGGCCTCTCAATTTAAACATAATAGTGAAGCCAAGAGGAAAGAAAGACAAGAGAGTGAGAGCAAGTTAG